From Agarivorans sp. Alg241-V36, one genomic window encodes:
- a CDS encoding ABC transporter substrate-binding protein — MELKKLSLALVLAGTASAAQAETTIRYDCWPNHDKTAVEKIDDFYKANPGIKVEVLSNNWVDHHNKLTTALATGDGAGDVVCIDVEKIGAIVNQGGFANMSKAFNADQDENKFAPFAWAQGKGADGEQYALPLNVGPGVMYYRREHMQDKGFNPEAVTKDWDALMAWGEDLKAKGVPLVGHAGSIAQAIINTEVEAGNSIYFDKDDNPIVTNERFVKAFTYAKMARKKGLDARIGDWSSEWFEGLKNANFAIQFSGAWLAGFLESWIAPDTGGKWGVSGLPAGNYGSWGGTFLAIPEQSKNKEEAYKLVEYLTKNRDIVLYEFKTNAAFPALKSSYDAPMFQEEMPFLGGQKARLLWTEIAENIKPIKPSKADNIARAIILEQALPAVVEEGKDVKEALADAEKQIKRRMRSL; from the coding sequence ATGGAACTCAAAAAGCTTAGTTTAGCTCTAGTATTGGCAGGCACCGCTTCAGCGGCACAAGCGGAAACAACCATTCGTTACGATTGTTGGCCAAACCACGATAAAACAGCCGTAGAAAAGATTGATGATTTCTACAAAGCCAACCCAGGCATTAAAGTTGAAGTACTGTCTAACAACTGGGTGGATCACCACAACAAACTAACCACAGCCCTAGCTACCGGTGACGGTGCGGGCGACGTGGTATGTATCGACGTTGAAAAAATTGGTGCCATTGTTAACCAAGGTGGTTTTGCCAACATGAGCAAAGCTTTTAACGCTGATCAGGATGAAAACAAATTTGCTCCATTTGCTTGGGCACAAGGTAAAGGCGCTGATGGCGAGCAATACGCATTGCCGCTAAACGTTGGCCCGGGCGTGATGTACTACCGTCGTGAGCACATGCAGGACAAAGGTTTCAACCCTGAAGCCGTTACTAAAGATTGGGATGCACTTATGGCTTGGGGTGAAGATCTTAAAGCCAAAGGCGTTCCGCTAGTAGGTCATGCTGGCTCTATTGCTCAAGCTATTATTAATACCGAAGTAGAAGCGGGTAACAGTATTTACTTCGACAAAGATGATAATCCGATTGTTACTAACGAGCGCTTTGTTAAGGCTTTCACTTACGCCAAAATGGCGCGTAAAAAGGGCCTTGATGCACGCATTGGTGACTGGAGCTCTGAGTGGTTTGAAGGTTTGAAAAACGCCAATTTCGCTATTCAGTTTTCGGGTGCTTGGTTAGCCGGTTTCCTAGAGTCTTGGATTGCGCCTGATACAGGTGGTAAGTGGGGCGTAAGTGGTTTACCTGCGGGTAACTACGGCTCATGGGGCGGTACTTTCCTTGCTATTCCTGAGCAAAGCAAGAACAAAGAAGAGGCCTATAAGTTAGTTGAATACTTAACTAAAAACCGCGACATCGTATTGTACGAGTTTAAAACTAATGCAGCTTTCCCTGCCTTGAAGAGCTCTTACGATGCACCAATGTTCCAAGAAGAAATGCCTTTCTTAGGTGGTCAAAAAGCTCGCCTATTGTGGACAGAAATTGCTGAAAACATTAAGCCAATTAAACCTTCTAAAGCCGACAATATTGCGCGCGCGATTATTTTAGAGCAAGCGTTACCAGCGGTAGTAGAAGAAGGCAAAGATGTTAAAGAAGCTTTAGCTGATGCTGAGAAACAAATTAAGCGCCGTATGCGTAGTTTGTAA
- a CDS encoding LacI family DNA-binding transcriptional regulator: MNNKKVTIKDVAARAKVSRASVSRVLNDYPGVKPELRERVNQAMDELGFAPNYFSQALAKGRSQSVGLMVRSLGGFFFGSIMCEVEEVLTKAGYQCMVTSGHGTYESERAAMEFMVSRQCDAIIVYSDCLSDEEIIKINQAGSPVVLISRFIQELDSQCIRFDDTSGAYQATKHLIANGHSDIATITGPLSNQDARDRLTGYRKALEEFAIPYRPELVLESNFQVPGGKLATEKLLAAKHHFSAVFYGNDEMAIGGIQALNHAGLSVPEDVSVIGFEDVPLNEFLKPKMSSMRIPVASIGNLAAKRALSLIAQEELDLALEVDVQLMERESVKTI; this comes from the coding sequence GTGAATAACAAGAAAGTTACCATTAAAGATGTAGCCGCTAGGGCAAAAGTATCCCGTGCTTCTGTATCACGAGTACTCAATGATTACCCAGGCGTTAAACCGGAGCTGCGAGAGCGGGTAAATCAAGCGATGGATGAGTTGGGTTTTGCGCCTAATTATTTCTCGCAAGCCTTAGCAAAAGGGCGTTCGCAAAGTGTTGGTTTGATGGTGCGTTCTTTAGGTGGCTTCTTTTTTGGCAGCATTATGTGCGAGGTTGAAGAAGTGCTCACCAAAGCTGGTTACCAATGCATGGTAACCAGTGGACATGGGACTTATGAGTCTGAGCGGGCAGCCATGGAGTTTATGGTGTCTCGCCAATGTGACGCGATTATTGTGTATTCCGATTGTTTGTCGGATGAAGAAATTATCAAGATTAATCAAGCGGGAAGCCCAGTAGTGTTAATTTCCCGCTTTATACAAGAATTGGACAGCCAGTGTATACGCTTCGACGACACCAGTGGAGCGTATCAGGCTACCAAGCACCTGATTGCCAACGGGCATAGTGATATTGCCACTATCACCGGACCTTTAAGCAATCAAGACGCGAGAGATAGATTAACAGGATACCGCAAGGCGTTAGAGGAGTTTGCTATTCCTTATCGTCCTGAATTGGTATTGGAGTCTAACTTTCAAGTCCCTGGCGGAAAGCTAGCAACTGAAAAGTTATTAGCGGCTAAACATCACTTTAGCGCCGTCTTTTATGGTAACGACGAAATGGCGATTGGCGGTATTCAAGCGCTTAATCATGCTGGATTGTCGGTACCTGAAGATGTCTCAGTGATTGGTTTTGAGGATGTGCCACTGAATGAATTCCTTAAACCCAAAATGAGCTCAATGAGGATACCTGTTGCAAGCATTGGTAATTTGGCCGCTAAACGCGCCTTAAGTTTGATTGCACAGGAAGAACTGGATTTAGCCCTAGAGGTTGATGTTCAACTGATGGAGCGTGAATCCGTTAAAACAATCTAG
- a CDS encoding carbohydrate ABC transporter permease, with protein MNIFANSTLPRRRRQQTKGGELAAQIFGVVGTVGFYVFLVLCAFLSIFPFIWSSILSTRTRTEIFSSELSLALGNTLFENYQSLVDTLPFWTSMLNSFYVTGLGTVVSILFCSMGGYAFAIYKFRGKNFIFGTMVASMMVPPILGLIPYYMIVQFLGLLNTHVALWLPFTATPFAIFLVRQYVVSSIPRELIESARIDGAGEWSIYFRIALPLMKPVLGTVAIVQFVFFWNNFLGPLVILSSQDKYVVTLALRTVQGLPNTPWGAVMLGTTISILPIVTFYLFASRQMISGLTSGAVKG; from the coding sequence ATGAATATATTCGCAAATTCTACTCTGCCTCGGCGTCGTAGGCAGCAAACCAAGGGCGGTGAATTAGCTGCTCAAATCTTTGGGGTAGTGGGTACCGTTGGCTTTTATGTTTTTTTAGTGTTGTGTGCCTTTTTAAGTATATTTCCGTTTATTTGGTCGAGCATCTTATCCACCCGTACTCGAACTGAGATTTTTTCCTCAGAGCTAAGTTTGGCACTGGGTAATACGTTGTTTGAGAACTACCAATCGTTGGTTGATACCTTGCCGTTTTGGACGTCAATGCTTAACAGCTTTTATGTCACCGGCTTGGGTACTGTTGTATCTATCCTGTTTTGCTCTATGGGCGGCTATGCCTTTGCCATTTACAAGTTTAGGGGAAAGAATTTTATATTTGGAACCATGGTGGCCTCGATGATGGTGCCCCCTATTCTAGGTTTGATTCCTTACTACATGATTGTGCAGTTTTTAGGTTTGCTCAATACACACGTTGCCCTGTGGTTACCCTTTACGGCTACGCCTTTTGCTATTTTTTTGGTACGCCAATACGTTGTGAGCTCAATTCCGCGAGAATTGATTGAATCAGCACGAATTGATGGGGCAGGTGAGTGGTCGATTTATTTCCGGATTGCACTGCCACTGATGAAACCGGTATTAGGCACGGTCGCCATCGTGCAGTTTGTTTTCTTCTGGAATAACTTCTTGGGGCCCTTGGTTATTTTGTCTAGCCAAGATAAGTACGTGGTGACTTTGGCACTACGTACCGTTCAAGGCTTGCCAAACACTCCATGGGGCGCGGTAATGTTGGGCACCACGATATCGATTTTACCTATTGTGACCTTCTACTTGTTTGCTTCTAGGCAGATGATTTCAGGGCTCACCAGTGGTGCGGTAAAAGGTTAA
- a CDS encoding carbohydrate ABC transporter permease yields the protein MSSSQASAPLSEVEGDKKAKSARKRSFAKLGQAFAPYGFLMPFIILFLVFQVFGFAFSLYLSFHQWNPVAGLDSMRFVGIENYTFSLEDEDFYRSLYNTIWLGLASGVSQHLVAIPMAYLLVNLGSKFRHFMTSAFFLPFITSTVAVSLIFVNMYSANVGIINKALVALANAPGLGYVFGWLNDLMPLRWLEDRLLIKPAIAFLQFWKYTGFHLVIYISGILTISKEVEEAALLDGANFRQRFWYIALPHLRPFIFFGVILTIIGSLQMFEEPFILTNGTGGIGNSGLTISMFLYKVAWEWLDMGWASAMSWLLFLIIAAVTAVQFLFFGRKGLGSHS from the coding sequence ATGAGCAGTTCTCAAGCATCCGCGCCTCTATCCGAGGTAGAGGGGGATAAGAAGGCCAAGTCTGCACGCAAACGTTCGTTTGCAAAGTTAGGCCAAGCGTTCGCCCCTTACGGTTTTTTAATGCCGTTCATCATTCTATTCTTGGTTTTTCAGGTTTTTGGTTTCGCCTTTTCTTTGTATTTGTCGTTTCACCAATGGAACCCGGTTGCTGGATTAGATTCAATGCGGTTTGTCGGTATAGAAAACTATACCTTTTCTTTAGAAGACGAAGACTTTTACCGTTCTTTATATAACACCATTTGGCTGGGCTTAGCCTCTGGGGTGAGTCAGCACTTGGTGGCAATTCCTATGGCATATTTACTGGTTAATCTAGGCAGCAAGTTTCGCCACTTTATGACCTCGGCGTTCTTTTTGCCATTTATCACCTCTACCGTTGCGGTGAGCCTGATTTTTGTCAACATGTACTCGGCAAATGTAGGGATTATTAACAAGGCTTTAGTGGCCTTAGCTAACGCGCCAGGATTAGGTTACGTGTTTGGCTGGTTAAACGACTTAATGCCTTTGCGTTGGCTAGAAGACCGTTTATTAATTAAACCTGCAATTGCCTTTTTGCAGTTTTGGAAATACACCGGTTTTCATTTGGTCATTTATATTTCCGGCATACTCACCATTTCAAAAGAAGTGGAAGAAGCGGCTTTGCTAGATGGCGCTAACTTCCGTCAGCGTTTTTGGTATATAGCCTTGCCTCATCTGCGTCCGTTTATCTTCTTTGGTGTCATCTTAACCATAATCGGTAGTCTACAAATGTTCGAAGAACCGTTCATCCTAACTAACGGTACTGGTGGTATTGGTAACTCTGGTTTAACCATTTCAATGTTTCTCTATAAAGTCGCTTGGGAGTGGCTAGACATGGGCTGGGCTTCGGCAATGTCGTGGTTACTATTTTTAATCATTGCAGCGGTAACGGCGGTGCAGTTCTTATTCTTTGGCCGTAAAGGATTGGGGAGCCATTCATGA
- a CDS encoding carbohydrate porin, whose product MKIKALSVACSLALAASAVSTTVAAEEGFEFHGYFRSGALFTGSTGGNQALYPASKESLGRLGIESDDFYELAFNKTWALDNGQNIAIKTRLGQHNTGEDAFEAQQNYTINGSATGLLEGFVEFEGLTNTGKMWGGQRYYGRDNYIFMTDFFYTDWSGTGLGVQQMELGGGKWDFAYLASNRPDDNGYGSDESAPLHLGHARADYGSWRVELVGKYMADNVSRSDDGNGNITVSEFATNGIEAHVQYTPKDFFWLGNGFSKISVQAGSGLGASSMLGKSFTNYNGYAPGSAGKGPVGMAYVDKGDKSYRALAYGGWFGSSVMIFPSVQAQYDDMDNGNKSLWWSAMARPVFLINSIDNFTIATEFGYTETDVEGSGGNTLFESSQYKATIAPTWVIGTGTGPAPEIRLLASYIDGKTNGQDNTNANGEQKGEFVYGVQADMWW is encoded by the coding sequence ATGAAAATTAAAGCACTATCTGTTGCATGTTCACTAGCTCTTGCAGCTAGCGCAGTTAGCACAACTGTTGCAGCTGAAGAAGGATTCGAGTTCCATGGATACTTCCGCTCAGGCGCATTATTCACAGGATCTACAGGTGGCAACCAAGCACTTTACCCAGCATCTAAAGAAAGCTTAGGCCGCTTAGGTATTGAAAGTGATGACTTTTACGAGCTTGCGTTTAACAAAACCTGGGCTTTAGATAACGGTCAAAACATTGCAATTAAAACCCGTCTTGGTCAGCACAACACTGGCGAAGATGCGTTTGAAGCCCAGCAAAACTACACGATCAACGGTTCGGCAACGGGCCTTTTAGAAGGTTTTGTAGAGTTTGAAGGCTTAACCAACACCGGCAAAATGTGGGGTGGTCAACGTTACTATGGCCGTGATAACTACATTTTCATGACTGACTTCTTCTACACAGATTGGTCAGGTACTGGGTTGGGTGTTCAACAGATGGAACTTGGTGGCGGTAAGTGGGATTTCGCTTACTTAGCAAGTAACCGTCCTGATGATAATGGTTATGGCAGCGACGAAAGTGCCCCACTCCATTTAGGTCACGCTCGAGCAGATTACGGCAGCTGGCGCGTAGAGTTAGTGGGCAAATACATGGCTGACAACGTGTCTCGCAGCGATGATGGAAATGGTAACATTACCGTTTCTGAGTTTGCTACTAACGGCATTGAAGCTCACGTTCAATACACTCCAAAAGACTTCTTCTGGTTGGGCAACGGTTTCTCTAAAATCTCTGTTCAAGCAGGTTCTGGCCTAGGCGCTAGCAGCATGCTTGGTAAGTCATTCACAAACTACAATGGCTATGCGCCAGGCAGCGCGGGCAAAGGCCCAGTTGGTATGGCTTACGTAGATAAAGGTGATAAATCTTACCGCGCCTTAGCTTACGGTGGATGGTTTGGCAGCAGCGTGATGATATTCCCATCAGTACAAGCGCAATATGACGATATGGACAACGGCAACAAGAGCTTATGGTGGTCAGCAATGGCTCGCCCTGTGTTCTTAATTAATTCTATCGACAACTTCACTATCGCAACTGAATTTGGTTACACAGAAACTGACGTAGAAGGCTCAGGCGGTAACACTTTGTTTGAATCTTCACAGTACAAAGCTACTATTGCTCCTACTTGGGTAATCGGTACCGGTACTGGCCCAGCTCCTGAAATTCGCCTCTTAGCAAGCTACATCGACGGAAAAACAAACGGCCAAGACAACACCAACGCAAATGGTGAGCAGAAAGGCGAGTTTGTTTACGGTGTTCAAGCAGATATGTGGTGGTAG
- a CDS encoding carbohydrate-binding protein, whose amino-acid sequence MEDLNMKKRTAASAILSVSLIALLAGCGATSKVEPNVDVTSYKRHQFLPPQGKTLMFIGQDIKTINEFVADTGVQPAAVTAYASADLTGVLNAFPESHGSLDIPAYAEDYPNASLAIGLWLKNTYKKLADGHPRSVNNVDRLVKHLKGLNRPIMLRIGYEVDGYWNNYHPEEFKAAWKVITAVIAKNDAQNITTVWQIAGYCASMDNSVFTETHNSFKGLDYDAWYPGDEHVDWVGLSYFSQPRDCLTDTAKNAAGGLPSEFGSLSDVDEQGNSLALGNIVAYLNTKNKPIFVAEASPKYYWIERGEYKPDADTTVNNLQKVSGEQIWQDWYEPFFDFLEIHQESIRAVSYINMHWESFAGWSCDIKNTRAVKLGLTCKDGVWGDARVQVNPYIKQQFFNRLDNGKYIYRQSDDGFDQLSGWKEAAAALTATTVIATEKAKVVKSSPYHGKPAAIPGRIQAQEYDKGGEDVAYKDSSGINHGANEWGISFREDELVDIGKDPETESFVVGWTAKGEWLNYSVQVKKTGNYDATFRLAHGGKNAGAFKVLVNGETLIEQVEIPATKSWETYQLVTVKGIVLNEGEHLLTVEFTESGDFNTPGNIDWFEFVQQ is encoded by the coding sequence ATGGAAGATCTAAATATGAAGAAAAGGACTGCTGCCTCGGCAATACTTAGTGTTTCTCTAATTGCCTTACTGGCTGGCTGTGGAGCAACCAGTAAGGTTGAGCCCAATGTAGATGTTACATCGTACAAGCGTCACCAGTTTTTGCCACCGCAGGGTAAAACCTTAATGTTTATTGGCCAAGACATTAAAACCATTAACGAGTTTGTTGCCGATACTGGGGTGCAACCTGCAGCAGTAACCGCCTACGCCTCAGCAGACTTAACAGGTGTGCTTAATGCTTTTCCAGAGTCGCATGGCTCTTTGGATATTCCTGCTTACGCAGAGGATTACCCAAATGCTAGCTTAGCAATTGGTTTGTGGCTAAAGAACACTTACAAGAAGTTAGCTGACGGTCATCCACGTAGCGTCAATAACGTAGACCGCTTAGTAAAACATCTAAAGGGTTTGAACAGACCCATTATGCTTAGAATTGGCTATGAAGTAGATGGTTATTGGAACAACTACCATCCAGAAGAGTTTAAGGCAGCATGGAAGGTTATAACGGCTGTAATTGCCAAGAATGACGCACAAAACATTACTACTGTTTGGCAAATTGCCGGCTATTGTGCCTCTATGGATAACTCGGTGTTTACCGAAACCCATAATAGCTTTAAAGGCTTAGACTATGATGCCTGGTACCCTGGCGATGAACATGTTGATTGGGTGGGGCTTTCATATTTCTCTCAACCACGAGATTGCTTAACTGATACCGCTAAAAATGCTGCTGGTGGATTACCTAGTGAATTTGGCTCTTTGAGTGATGTTGACGAGCAGGGTAATAGCTTAGCCTTAGGTAACATCGTGGCTTATTTGAATACCAAAAATAAACCCATTTTTGTCGCCGAAGCGAGCCCTAAGTACTACTGGATTGAACGCGGTGAATATAAACCTGATGCAGATACTACGGTAAACAACTTACAAAAAGTCAGCGGCGAGCAAATTTGGCAAGATTGGTATGAACCATTTTTTGATTTTCTGGAAATTCATCAAGAGTCCATCAGGGCGGTGTCTTACATTAATATGCACTGGGAGTCGTTTGCTGGCTGGAGTTGCGATATTAAAAACACCCGTGCAGTTAAGCTTGGCTTAACTTGTAAAGACGGTGTTTGGGGCGATGCTCGGGTGCAAGTTAACCCATACATCAAGCAGCAATTCTTTAATCGCCTCGACAACGGTAAGTATATTTATCGCCAATCTGACGATGGCTTTGACCAACTTAGCGGTTGGAAGGAGGCTGCCGCCGCTTTAACCGCAACAACAGTAATAGCAACTGAGAAAGCTAAAGTTGTTAAATCTTCCCCTTATCATGGCAAACCCGCTGCCATACCTGGTCGTATTCAAGCACAAGAGTACGATAAAGGCGGTGAAGATGTTGCTTATAAAGATAGCTCGGGGATTAACCACGGTGCAAACGAGTGGGGGATTAGCTTCCGAGAAGATGAATTGGTGGATATAGGCAAAGATCCCGAGACCGAGAGCTTTGTAGTTGGCTGGACGGCCAAAGGCGAGTGGCTGAATTACTCGGTGCAAGTTAAAAAAACGGGTAACTATGATGCAACATTTAGATTGGCACATGGTGGCAAAAATGCTGGCGCTTTCAAAGTGCTAGTTAACGGTGAAACACTGATTGAGCAGGTAGAGATTCCAGCAACTAAAAGTTGGGAGACATACCAACTAGTTACAGTTAAAGGCATTGTGCTTAATGAAGGTGAGCACCTACTCACTGTAGAGTTTACCGAAAGTGGCGATTTCAATACGCCAGGAAATATTGATTGGTTTGAGTTTGTTCAACAATAG
- a CDS encoding phytanoyl-CoA dioxygenase family protein, with product MDLKALSDQFWRDGYLLIEDFFSMQLMDQMTNAINEHYGVDPDFWHTDEFLDRAKTEVIPWFPQNEGCLLFNEVDQHPYFKALSNEVLGEESNTLYCMVMFSKQGTVGQAWHQDCEPDDPQRYNINRLIYTSDIREDIGGEVVVVPRSHLRGEIPIGNPEGELPGQLVLRPKKGSLIFLHGHTWHRVLPIHGGNRISTNYRAVPKGTPLDITDICVYRNMRYHFGSNKVVEERQ from the coding sequence ATGGATCTTAAAGCACTTAGTGATCAGTTTTGGCGAGATGGCTACTTACTCATTGAAGACTTCTTTTCAATGCAGCTAATGGATCAAATGACCAACGCTATCAATGAGCACTATGGTGTAGACCCAGACTTCTGGCATACCGATGAATTTTTAGATCGCGCTAAAACTGAAGTGATTCCCTGGTTTCCTCAAAATGAAGGCTGCTTGCTGTTTAATGAAGTAGACCAACACCCTTATTTTAAAGCTCTGTCGAACGAAGTTCTGGGTGAAGAAAGTAACACGCTTTACTGCATGGTGATGTTTTCTAAGCAGGGGACGGTGGGCCAGGCATGGCATCAAGATTGCGAACCTGACGACCCTCAGCGTTACAACATTAATCGGCTTATTTATACCTCTGATATTCGTGAAGACATTGGTGGCGAAGTGGTTGTAGTGCCTCGTTCTCATTTACGTGGCGAAATTCCGATTGGTAACCCTGAAGGTGAATTGCCGGGGCAATTGGTGCTACGGCCTAAGAAAGGCAGCCTAATTTTTTTACATGGCCATACCTGGCACAGAGTATTGCCTATTCATGGCGGAAACCGGATATCGACTAATTATCGCGCAGTGCCTAAGGGCACTCCTTTAGACATTACCGACATTTGTGTCTACCGAAATATGCGTTACCACTTTGGCAGCAACAAAGTGGTAGAAGAGCGACAGTGA